Within Bacillota bacterium, the genomic segment CTCCGCCTGGCCAAGGCCTTCATCACCGCCGCCGTCCGCGGCGGCGCCGAACGGCCGCTGGGGCACGGCCACGGGCCGACCGACGCGGTGGCCGCGGCGGAAGCGCTGGGCGGTCGGGCGGTGCCCGTGGAGGCCTTCGCCGCGGCGCCCGGGGCGGGAAGCCCGCCGGCGGGGGAGGGGGCGCGGCCGTGAGCGGGGCGGAGCCGCGCCCGGGGACGCGCCAGCTGGTGCTGATGGCGCTGATGACCGCGCTGGGCACGCTTCTCTCCCAGTTCCTGGTCATCCCCGTCGGCCCCGCCAAGGTGCAGCCCGTCCAGGCGCTGGTCAACGTGGTGGGCGCCGTCCTCTACGGCCCCTGGGGCGCCTTCTGGGTGGCGGCCGCCATCTCCACGCTGCGCAACCTGCTGGGCGTGGGCACGCCGCTCGCCTACCCGGGCAGTCTCTTCGGCGCGCTCCTGGCGGGCTTCGCCTGGCGGCGGACGCGCAACCTGCCCCTGACCGGTCTCGGCGAGCTGGTGGGCACGGGCCTGATCGGCGCCCTGGCCGGCTATCCCCTGGCGCTCCTGGTGATGCACAAGCCGGTGGGCGCCCTGGCGCTGGTGGCGGCCTTCACGCCCTCCTCGGCCGCGGGCGTGCTGGTGGGACTGCTGGTGACCGGCCTTCTGCGCCGCGCCGGCCTCCTGGCGGGACGGCCGGCGCCGGCCGGGGGCCGGGCGGAAGAGGGGGGGAGGGCCGAACCATGACCGAGACGGCGGGAGGGGCCGCGGCCGCGCCGCTCGTCCCCGACCGGGAGCTGGCCGCGCGGGCGGCGCGGCTGCTGGAGGCGCTGCGCCAGCGGCGACCGCTGGTCCACCACATCACCAACCGGGTGGTCACCCACTCCACCGCCAACCTGACGCTGGCGCTGGGCGCCTCGCCGGTGATGGCCTACGCGCCCGAGGAAGTGGCCGAGATGGCGGCGGCGGCGCAGGCGCTCCTGCTCAACATCGGCACGCTGACCGCCGCGGAGCTGGAGGCGGCGCTGGTGGCCGGCCGCGCCGCCAACGCCGCCGGCGTCCCGGTCCTCCTCGACCCGGTGGGCGCCGGCGCCACCCGCTTCCGCCTCGAGGCCTGCCACCGCATCCTGGACGAGGTGCGCGTCGCCGTCCTCCGCGGCAACGCCGACGAGATGGCGGCGCTGGCGGGCGAGGGCGGGGGACAGCGCGGGGTGGACGCCGTGCGGCCGCGCGACGACGCCGAGCGCGCCGAGCTGGCCCGCCGGGTGGCGCGGCGCTACGGCTGCGTGGCGGCGGTGACCGGCGCCCGCGACTGGCTCTCGGACGGAGAGCGCGGGATCGCCTGCGACAACGGCCACCCGCTCTTGGCGCAGGTGACGGGGACGGGCTGCATGGCCAGCACGGCGGTGGCCGCCTTCCTGGCGGCGGGCGACGAGCCGCTGGAGGCGGCGGCGGCCGCCCTGGGCGCCTTCGGCCTGGCGGCGGAGTGGGCGGCTCGCGACGCCCGGGGACCGGGCAGCTTCGAGGTGGCGCTCCTCGACCGCGTGGCCGCCCTGCGACCGGTCGACCTGGAAGAAGGGCTCCGTCTCGCCCGCCTGGAGGGGGGCGAGGGCCGGTGAGCGGGGCGCCGCCGGCCCGGGCGGCCCGCCGGCGGCCCGACCCGGCCGACCTGGCCCGCCGCCTGGCGGTCTACGTCATCACCGACCGCGAGCAGGCCGGGCGCCTCCCCGGCCGCGACCTCC encodes:
- the thiW gene encoding energy coupling factor transporter S component ThiW; protein product: MALMTALGTLLSQFLVIPVGPAKVQPVQALVNVVGAVLYGPWGAFWVAAAISTLRNLLGVGTPLAYPGSLFGALLAGFAWRRTRNLPLTGLGELVGTGLIGALAGYPLALLVMHKPVGALALVAAFTPSSAAGVLVGLLVTGLLRRAGLLAGRPAPAGGRAEEGGRAEP
- the thiM gene encoding hydroxyethylthiazole kinase — translated: MTETAGGAAAAPLVPDRELAARAARLLEALRQRRPLVHHITNRVVTHSTANLTLALGASPVMAYAPEEVAEMAAAAQALLLNIGTLTAAELEAALVAGRAANAAGVPVLLDPVGAGATRFRLEACHRILDEVRVAVLRGNADEMAALAGEGGGQRGVDAVRPRDDAERAELARRVARRYGCVAAVTGARDWLSDGERGIACDNGHPLLAQVTGTGCMASTAVAAFLAAGDEPLEAAAAALGAFGLAAEWAARDARGPGSFEVALLDRVAALRPVDLEEGLRLARLEGGEGR